A section of the Oryza sativa Japonica Group chromosome 1, ASM3414082v1 genome encodes:
- the LOC4327501 gene encoding laccase-13-like precursor codes for MAISYLLRSSILAVAALLLFSVNLAKGDIREYQFDVKTTNVTRLCSSKSIVTVNGQFPGPTVFAREGDLVVIRVINHSPYNMSIHWHGIRQLRSGWADGPAYITQCPIQPGGSYVYKYTITGQRGTLWWHAHISWLRATVYGPIIILPKAGVPYPFPAPDKEVPVVFGEWWKADTEAVISQATQTGGGPNVSDAFTINGLPGPLYNCSAKDTFKLKVEAGKTYMLRLINAALNDELFFSIAGHTLTVVDVDAVYVKPFTVDTLLITPGQTTNVLLTTKPSYPGATFYMLAAPYSTAMSGTFDNTTVAGILEYEDPSSHSTAAFNKNLPVLRPTLPQINDTSFVSNYTAKLRSFATAEYPANVPQQVDTRFFFTVGLGTHPCAVNGTCQGPNGSRFAAAVNNVSFVLPSTALLQSHYTGRSNGVYASNFPAMPLSPFNYTGTPPNNTNVSNGTRLVVLPYGASVELVMQGTSVLGAESHPFHLHGFNFFVVGQGFGNFDPVNDPAKYNLVDPVERNTVGVPAAGWVAIRFLVDNPGVWFMHCHLEVHVSWGLKMAWVVQDGSLPNQKILPPPSDLPKC; via the exons ATGGCTATCTCCTACCTTCTCCGTTCCTccatcctcgccgtcgccgcgctacTGCTCTTCTCCGTCAACCTGGCCAAGGGCGACATTAGGGAATACCAATTCGAT GTGAAAACGACGAACGTGACACGGCTGTGCAGCAGCAAGAGCATCGTGACGGTGAACGGGCAGTTCCCGGGGCCGACTGTGTTCGCGAGGGAAGGCGACCTCGTCGTCATCCGGGTCATCAACCACTCCCCCTACAACATGAGCATCCACTG GCACGGCATCCGGCAGCTGCGGAGCGGGTGGGCGGACGGGCCGGCGTACATCACGCAGTGCCCGATCCAGCCGGGCGGCAGCTACGTGTACAAGTACACCATCACCGGGCAGCGCGGCACGCTGTGGTGGCACGCGCACATCTCCTGGCTCCGCGCCACCGTGTACGGCCCCATCATCATCCTCCCCAAGGCCGGCGTCCCCTACCCGTTCCCGGCGCCGGACAAGGAGGTCCCCGTCGTCTTCG GCGAGTGGTGGAAGGCGGACACGGAGGCGGTGATAAGCCAGGCGACGCAGACCGGCGGAGGCCCGAACGTCTCCGACGCGTTCACCATCAATGGCCTCCCTGGGCCGCTCTACAACTGCTCTGCCAAAG ATACGTTCAAGCTGAAGGTGGAGGCCGGGAAGACGTACATGCTGCGGCTCATCAACGCTGCGCTCAATGACGAGCTCTTCTTCTCCATCGCCGGGCACACGCTCACCGTGGTCGACGTCGACGCGGTCTACGTCAAGCCATTCACCGTGGACACCCTCCTCATCACCCCGGGCCAGACCACCAACGTGCTCCTCACCACCAAGCCGTCGTACCCCGGTGCGACGTTCTACATGCTGGCGGCGCCATACTCCACGGCGATGTCCGGCACGTTCGACAACACCACCGTCGCGGGAATCCTCGAGTACGAGGACCCCAGCTCCCACTCCACCGCGGCGTTCAACAAGAACCTCCCGGTGCTCAGGCCCACCCTGCCGCAGATCAACGACACCAGCTTCGTCTCCAACTACACCGCAAAGCTCCGCAGCTTCGCCACGGCGGAGTACCCGGCGAACGTGCCGCAGCAGGTGGACACGCGGTTCTTCTTCACCGTCGGCCTGGGCACGCACCCCTGCGCCGTGAACGGGACGTGCCAGGGTCCCAACGGGAGCCGGTTCGCGGCGGCCGTGAACAACGTCTCCTTCGTGCTCCCCTCCACGGCGCTGCTGCAGTCGCACTACACCGGCAGGTCCAACGGGGTGTACGCCTCCAACTTCCCGGCCATGCCGCTGTCGCCGTTCAACTACACCGGGACGCCGCCGAACAACACCAACGTGTCCAACGGGACGAGGCTGGTCGTGCTCCCGTACGGCGCGTCGGTCGAGCTGGTGATGCAGGGCACCAGCGTCCTTGGCGCCGAGAGCCACCCGTTCCACCTGCACGGCTTCAACTTCTTCGTCGTCGGCCAAGGGTTCGGCAACTTCGACCCCGTGAACGACCCGGCCAAGTACAAcctcgtcgaccccgtcgagcGCAACACCGTCGGCGTGCCGGCGGCCGGCTGGGTTGCCATTCGCTTCCTCGTGGACAATCCAG GGGTATGGTTCATGCATTGCCACTTGGAGGTGCACGTCAGCTGGGGCCTGAAGATGGCATGGGTGGTGCAGGACGGGAGCCTACCCAACCAGAAGATCCTCCCTCCGCCGTCCGATCTCCCCAAATGCTAA
- the LOC4327502 gene encoding aTP-dependent zinc metalloprotease FTSH 3, mitochondrial, with protein sequence MSLSSLSRALARSARSSRQRQGSLLGGHGGLRASSPPLPCGELGFLRSYVTSVIGNRAAVASGAGKGGDWRFLLASRQFRRLFSDKSKKNHGKHSEEENKGKGDESDKSDSKKQSSSGDQWNFEESIKQFKDMIAPLFLFGLLLLSASASSSEQEISFQEFKNKLLEPGLVDHIVVSNKSIAKVYVRSSPSIDRIQDSDIHITTSHLPGIESPSSYKYYFNIGSVDSFEEKLQEAQKALEIDPHYYVPITYTTEAKWFEEVMKYVPTVLIIGLIYLLGKRIQNGFTVGGGPGKGGRSIFSIGKVQVTKLDKNSKNKVFFKDVAGCDEAKQEIMEFVHFLKNPKKYEELGAKIPKGALLVGPPGTGKTLLAKATAGESGVPFLSISGSDFMEMFVGVGPSRVRNLFQEARQCSPSIVFIDEIDAIGRARGRGGFSGGHDERESTLNQLLVEMDGFGTTSGVVVLAGTNRPDILDKALLRPGRFDRQISIDKPDIKGRDQIFRIYLKKLKLDKEPSFYSQRLAALTPGFAGADIANVCNEAALIAARSEGTLITMQHFESAIDRVIGGLEKKNKVISKLERRTVAYHESGHAVAGWFLEHAEPLLKVTIVPRGTAALGFAQYVPNDNLLMTKEQLFDMTCMTLGGRAAEEVLIGKISTGAQNDLEKVTKMTYAQVAVYGFSEKVGLLSFPQREDGFEMSKPYSSQTASIIDTEVREWVAKAYEKTVELIKQHKDQVAQIAELLLEKEVLHQDDLVQVLGERPFKTLEPTNYDRFKQGFQDEDSNRNAELSNADGASSLGEAVAS encoded by the exons atgagcctctcctccctctcccgcgccctcgcccggtccgcgcgctcctcccGGCAGCGCCAG GGTTCTCTGCTCGGGGGGCATGGCGGGCTCCGtgcttcgtcgccgccgctgccctgcGGCGAGTTGGGTTTTCTGCGCAGCTATGTGACGTCAGTTATCGGGAATCGGGCAGCGGTGGCCTCCGGGGCAGGGAAGGGTGGGGACTGGAGGTTCCTGCTTGCTAGCCGGCAGTTCCGGCGGCTATTCTCCGACAAGTCGAAGAAAA ACCACGGGAAGCATTCGGAGGAGGAGAATAAAGGTAAAGGGGATGAGAGTGACAAGTCCGACTCAAAGA AGCAATCCAGTTCAGGTGATCAATGGAATTTCGAGGAGAGCATTAAACAATTCAAGGACATGATTGCTCCTTTATTCCTTTTTGGCCTATTATTGTTATCTGCATCAGCATCTTCATCAGAGCAGGAG ATAAGCTTCCAAGAATTCAAGAATAAGTTGTTGGAACCTGGTTTAGTTGACCACATTGTTGTTTCAAACAAGTCAATTGCTAAGGTTTACGTCAGGAGTTCACCTTCAATTGATCGAATTCAGGATAGTGATATCCATATAACTACAAGTCATCTTCCTGGGATAGAGTCTCCTAGCAGCTACAAGTATTACTTCAATATTGGAAGTGTTGACTCCTTTGAAGAGAAGTTACAAGAGGCCCAGAAAGCATTGGAGATAGATCCACACTATTATGTCCCAATCACTTACACTACTGAAGCAAAATGGTTTGAGGAAGTAATGAAGTATGTCCCAACCGTTCTAATTATTGGATTAATATATTTGCTTGGGAAAAGGATACAAAATGGATTTACTGTTGGGGGTGGTCCTGGGAAAGGAGGCCGTAGCATTTTCAGTATTGGAAAAGTTCAAGTGACAAAATTGGATAAAAACTCCAAAAATAAG GTGTTCTTTAAGGATGTAGCTGGCTGTGATGAAGCCAAACAAGAAATTATGGAATTTGTTCATTTCCTGAAAAATCCCAAGAAATATGAAGAACTGGGAGCAAAAATACCAAAGGGTGCTCTTCTTGTTGGTCCCCCAGGCACAGGAAAGACTCTCCTTGCTAAAGCTACTGCAGGAGAGTCTGGTGTGCCCTTCTTGTCTATTTCTGGTTCAGACTTCATGGAAATGTTTGTTGGTGTTGGACCATCCAGGGTGCGGAACTTATTTCAAGAAGCTCGGCAGTGTTCACCTAGTATTGTATTCATTGATGAAATTGATGCAATCGGCCGTGCTAGAGGCCGTGGAGGTTTTTCTGGTGGACATGATGAGCGTGAAAGCACATTGAACCAGTTACTTGTAGAGATGGATGGGTTTGGAACTACATCTGGTGTTGTTGTTCTTGCTGGTACCAATAGGCCTGACATCCTGGATAAGGCTTTGCTAAGACCAGGAAGATTTGATCGTCAGATAAGTATTGATAAACCAGACATAAAGGGTCGTGATCAAATATTTCGCATCTACCTTAAAAAGCTGAAACTGGACAAGGAACCATCATTTTATTCACAAAGATTAGCTGCTTTGACACCTGGATTTGCTGGAGCTGACATTGCCAATGTTTGTAATGAGGCAGCTTTAATTGCTGCAAGAAGTGAGGGCACACTCATTACAATGCAACATTTTGAATCTGCAATTGATAGGGTTATCGGAGgcttggaaaagaaaaacaag GTGATTAGCAAGTTGGAGCGGCGAACTGTTGCTTACCATGAATCTGGTCATGCTGTTGCTGGATGGTTTTTGGAGCATGCCGAGCCACTACTGAAGGTCACAATTGTTCCTCGTGGAACAGCTGCTTTAGGTTTTGCTCAGTATGTGCCAAATGACAATCTTTTGATGACTAAAGAGCAGCTTTTTGACATGACCTGCATGACACTAGGTGGCCGAGCTGCTGAGGAG gtCTTGATTGGAAAGATCTCGACTGGTGCACAGAATGATCTGGAGAAAGTTACTAAGATGACTTATGCCCAGGTTGCAGTATATGGCTTCAGCGAAAAGGTTGGCCTTCTTTCTTTCCCTCAAAGGGAGGATGGTTTTGAGATGAGCAAACCATATAGCAGCCAGACGGCATCCATCATTGACACTGAGGTGAGGGAATGGGTCGCTAAGGCCTATGAAAAAACTGTTGAGCTTATAAAACAACATAAAGATCAAGTTGCACAAATCGCCGAGCTGCTGCTTGAGAAAGAGGTTCTCCACCAGGATGATCTTGTCCAGGTTCTAGGGGAACGCCCATTCAAGACACTCGAGCCAACTAATTATGATCGATTCAAACAAGGTTTTCAAGATGAAGACAGCAATAGGAATGCTGAATTGTCAAATGCAGATGGAGCATCATCCCTTGGAGAGGCTGTGGCATCATAA
- the LOC107276405 gene encoding WRKY transcription factor WRKY28: MYGQSPHKQRRRFPGPYLMGDVLRAQATASAEEVAGGVWPCELDDHLIGELLGDDGLFVPAAEHPTLYYSFGAGSSAAAAAAPCNGGGSADHERRPRPAPAVSRDLCSVYSGPTIRDIEKALSSSASPRPPYPSGRRYSSLYFRRVEAESKYTSKVRSCGGKMPADGYKWRKYGQKSIKNNPHPRSYYKCTSSRCSAKKHVEKSTDDPEMLIVTYEGSHHHGPQPLFPPHIAQPPPPTSVVGFSAASGAGPPPSSPAAAARKRKNYVRAAFSPTTSEDDGDGAGRLRPEWPQDDGTSCDVAELRRRGDAEHAAPRRVATDRSCDDGGGGGSTSASSSVARADAATALSSDSPPTIWSCLDWPWSQETLFL, encoded by the exons ATGTATGGCCAATCCCCTCACAAGCAACGACGGCGTTTTCCAGGACCATATCTGATGGGAGATGTGCTGCGAGCTCAGGCCACCGcgtcggcggaggaggtggccggcggcgtctGGCCCTGCGAGCTCGACGACCACCTCATAGGCGAGCTCCTCGGTGACGACGGCCTGTTCGTCCCGGCCGCCGAACACCCCACCCTCTACTACTCGTTCGGCGCGGGGTCatcagcagccgccgccgccgcgccgtgcaacGGGGGCGGCAGCGCTGATCacgagcggcggccgcggccggcaCCGGCGGTGAGCAGGGATCTGTGCTCGGTGTACTCAGGCCCGACGATCCGCGACATCGAGAAGGcgctgtcgtcgtcggcgtcgccccGGCCGCCGtacccctccggccgccgctacaGCTCTCTGTATTT CCGCAGGGTGGAAGCGGAGAGCAAGTACACGAGCAAGGTGAGGAGCTGCGGCGGCAAGATGCCGGCCGACGGGTACAAGTGGAGGAAGTACGGGCAGAAGTCGATCAAGAACAACCCACATCCCAG GAGTTACTACAAGTGCACCAGCTCCCGATGCAGCGCCAAGAAGCACGTCGAGAAGTCCACCGATGACCCGGAGATGCTCATCGTCACGTACGAGGGGTCGCACCATCACGGCCCGCAGCCGCTCTTCCCGCCGCACATcgcccagccaccgccgccgacgtcggtAGTGGgcttctccgccgcctccggcgctggcccgccgccgtcgtcgcccgcggcggcggcaaggaagAGGAAGAACTATGTCAGGGCGGCCTTCTCGCCGACGACgtccgaggacgacggcgacggcgccggccggctaCGGCCAGAGTGGCCACAAGACGATGGGACGTCGTGTGACGTCGCCGAGTTACGACGACGTGGCGACGCGGAgcacgccgcgccgcgtcgtGTCGCGACGGATCGCTCgtgcgacgatggcggcggcggcggctcgacctcggcctcgtcgtccgtggcgcgcgctgacgccgctACGGCGCTGTCCTCTGACTCGCCGCCGACCATATGGTCGTGCCTGGACTGGCCGTGGTCCCAGGAAACACTGTTTCTGTAG